Proteins co-encoded in one Stomoxys calcitrans chromosome 5, idStoCalc2.1, whole genome shotgun sequence genomic window:
- the LOC106085226 gene encoding electron transfer flavoprotein beta subunit lysine methyltransferase, which yields MTSPSSLENTIKPTLSSSLEPSLNKEIEGTIIKETKITCDHLTPDIPLYLITQECRLFHKPQIIENDKVFKNDPFWAFYWPGGQALSKYVLENADLVRGKSVLDVGSGCGATSIAAIRKEAKYCVANDIDEVAGIAALFNAKLNKIDVEKLQISVQNLIGTNVSEDIIFIGDLFYDEEIAEILLPWLHQLSSEDKVILIGDPGRHGITENRLKFMRKLATYELTENCCIENKGFSSVNVWRFQ from the exons ATCGCTCAACAAGGAGATCGAAGGCACTAttataaaagaaacaaaaataactTGTGATCACCTGACTCCAGACATACCTCTGTATTTGATAACTCAGGAATGCCGCCTTTTCCATAAACCCCAAATAATCGAAAATGATAAAGTATTTAAAAACGATCCGTTTTGGGCGTTTTATTGGCCTGGTGGACAGGCTTTGAGCAA ataCGTTCTCGAGAACGCCGATTTGGTTAGAGGAAAATCAGTACTGGATGTTGGGAGCGGCTGTGGGGCAACTTCTATTGCGGCCATTCGAAAAGAGGCCAAATACTGCGTGGCCAATGATATTGATGAAG TTGCTGGTATTGCCGCCCTCTTTaatgccaaattgaataaaattgaCGTGGAAAAACTTCAAATATcagtacaaaatttaattggCACGAACGTATCCGAAGATATTATCTTCATTGGAGATCTTTTTTATGATGAAGAAATCGCCGAAATTCTTTTACCCTGGCTACACCAGCTGAGCTCGGAGGACAAGGTCATTTTGATTGGAGATCCTGGCCGGCATGGTATTACTGAGAATCGTTTGAAATTTATGAGAAAACTTGCCACATACGAGTTGACTGAAAATTGTTGCATAGAGAACAAAGGCTTTAGTAGTGTTAATGTTTGGAGATTTCAATAa
- the LOC106085233 gene encoding bromodomain-containing protein homolog encodes MGLDFDALEYIKSVKLKQSQPPFACPVPKCDRVYKTVIGLQYHLVNYDHDNPQPMTPVMTPNRKKARSRGVSHSTPKGGAAGATGTVGADDEQNGGKAGPTHSINPESLVSYNDEEQRVTFNVEGKSVRLGTNDALPFIEEDEYMELVERGCIVNADAPPLEQNASWAKVKVPEARFQEIDNYNVPDAPPRPLAYYRFIEKSVEELDGEIEYDVDEEDSAWLEWMNEEREKTGHNAVNIDTMELLMDRLEKESYFQAAANGTATGNEVDDDAVCCICMDGECQNTNVILFCDMCNLAVHQDCYGVPYIPEGQWLCRRCLQSPSTPVNCVLCPNTGGAFKQTDRGQWAHVVCALWIPEVRFANTVFLEPIDSIETIPAARWRLTCYVCKEKGLGACIQCHRNSCYAAFHVTCAQQAGLYMTMDVNESAGHNDSSAHVQKFAFCHLHTPDNAKAKLNLKDFEDARHKMKEARKALAKKRSSAPVVLIPTIPPDRIQEIASMVHMQKKKEFLDRLVAYWTMKRKYRNGVPLLRRLQSQGNHHGVIQRNGIEGSPDTSELYRQLKYWQCLRQDLERARLLCELVRKREKLKAAYVKICEQVISMQLDPLETVLRKLLDALEARDTSEIFREPVDTTEVPDYLDIVNQPMDLGTMRSKLDNRQYTSLDQLQSDFDLMIQNCLAYNNKDTVFYRAGIRMRDQAAPLFQEVRDVLAREGLLDTSQVDSTDHVEQEVEVELRHLLSCTPCEAIVQKLLILADKSQVLKNPTYRTKKIKQIRLEISRMRKGIQKARIAARHNASINSQTEDDDEMEENHNVEDMDVDTPPPIKPQAPQHHPPQHHSLKVKEDQTPKRVRKPSARSMQTSRQNHHHQRRHNLSDEDEDQEHNPSEDEDETMGDESKGTSNNTTQHTPPCSPVKSLNSSASPVGVNRRTAVLFTRKAQAALKRPTDTSSSAVTPVKEENHNIITNATQVSTLGSLITGVNNASSSTVAAPSLISSALSISNKLTGGLNQLSPLSASLNQVSTSLAVKSPKRNARHKRLNEMRNSGSVSPKKSPNRTMASGLLTTPTALAQSAQPASASALAAAAPTISLPPSTNLSSYQHIPDTFRVYRTNNERDASDSDDDDMSDISGSPCSSCSGITASGSASDYDSSDDDDEEDEDDEEEDEEPEAVGDDNATRDRPDIEMNDSTTVGDDANGEAMSCSADSDTDGGATARARTAHAGNDSDTQTRSITRRTPTPLDKRQRNAGRPKKKPALSPSVQPTSSLLPSAAGNVVSVKASTRSNANKPTTRTATPTPNNVNTIKTRKAQHAAAAAAAAAAVATNHNSSTSVGRAKSNHINSASLDMANSNSNTDNLLKPPLEPLQLVWAKCRGYPWYPALILDPKTPKGFVYNGVPLPAPPTDVLALRKNYPQDMEVFLVLFFDAKRTWQWLPANKLDILGIDKELDQQKLVESRKPTERKAVKKAYQDALLYQSQVSDLEGQGPDPIM; translated from the exons ATGGGACTTGACTTCGATGCGCTGGAATATATCAAAAGTGTGAAGTTAAAGCAGTCACAGCCACCATTCGCATGTCCTGTTCCAAAATGTGATCGCGTCTATAAGACCGTAATTGGTCTACAATACCATTTGGTGAACTACGATCATGACAATCCACAACCAATGACACCGGTGATGACGCCAAACCGTAAGAAAGCGCGTTCGCGTGGTGTATCACACTCGACACCAAAGGGTGGTGCGGCGGGTGCAACAGGCACTGTGGGAGCAGACGATGAACAGAATGGTGGCAAAGCCGGTCCAACACATTCTATAAACCCTGAATCCTTAGTGTCATATAATGACGAGGAGCAGAGAGTGACTTTCAATGTGGAGGGTAAGAGTGTACGTTTGGGAACGAATGATGCACTACCCTTCATCGAAGAGGATGAGTACATGGAACTTGTGGAACGGGGGTGCATTGTGAATGCTGACGCACCGCCACTGGAACAGAATGCTTCTTGGGCTAAGGTGAAGGTGCCCGAAGCACGATTTCAAGAAATTGACAACTATAATGTTCCCGATGCTCCTCCCAGGCCTTTGGCGTATTATCGCTTCATAGAAAAGTCAGTGGAAGAGTTAGACGGCGAAATAGAATACGATGTGGACGAGGAAGATTCGGCCTGGTTGGAGTGGATGAATGAGGAACGCGAAAAGACAGGTCACAATGCCGTCAATATTGACACCATGGAACTGCTAATGGACCgtctcgaaaaggaatcatattTCCAGGCCGCTGCTAACGGCACAGCCACTGGCAATGAAGTAGACGACGATGCTGTCTGCTGCATATGCATGGACGGCGAATGccagaatacaaatgtgattcTTTTCTGCGATATGTGTAATTTGGCTGTACATCAAGATTGTTACGGTGTACCGTATATACCTGAGGGTCAGTGGCTATGTCGGCGTTGTTTACAATCACCTAGTACACCAGTTAACTGTGTGTTGTGTCCCAACACGGGTGGGGCTTTTAAACAAACCGATCGTGGCCAATGGGCACATGTTGTGTGTGCACTGTGGATACCTGAAGTTCGGTTTGCAAATACCGTTTTCTTGGAGCCTATTG ATTCGATTGAAACGATTCCTGCTGCACGCTGGCGCCTTACTTGTTATGTTTGCAAAGAGAAAGGATTGGGTGCTTGTATACAATGCCACCGGAATAGTTGTTATGCTGCATTTCATGTCACTTGCGCCCAACAAGCCGGTCTCTACATGACCATGGATGTTAACGAAAGCGCAGGACATAATGATTCTTCGGCACATGTGCAGAAGTTTGCTTTCTGTCATTTGCACACGCCTGACAATGCGAAAGCCAAACTGAATCTTAAAGATTTTGAGGATGCACGTCATAAAATGAAAGAAGCTCGCAAAGCTTTGGCCAAAAAACGTTCTTCTGCGCCTGTTGTGTTGATACCCACAATACCACCAGACCGCATACAGGAAATTGCTAGTATGGTTCACATGCAGAAGAAGAAAGagtttcttgatcgtctagtgGCCTATTGGACAATGAAGCGAAAGTATCGAAATGGCGTACCGCTGTTGAGAAGGCTGCAGTCGCAAGGTAATCATCATGGCGTTATACAGCGCAATGGCATTGAAGGTTCTCCGGATACATCCGAATTGTATCGTCAACTTAAATATTGGCAGTGTCTAAGACAAGATTTGGAACGAGCCCGTCTACTTTGCGAATTAGTTCGCAAACGGGAAAAGCTCAAGGCGGCTTATGTGAAAATATGCGAGCAAGTTATTTCTATGCAATTGGATCCATTGGAAACGGTGTTAAGGAAACTATTGGATGCCTTGGAAGCTCGTGACACTTCGGAAATATTTCGTGAACCTGTGGATACGACTGAAGTTCCGGACTATTTGGACATTGTAAACCAACCAATGGACTTAGGCACCATGAGATCCAAGCTTGACAATCGACAGTACACGAGTTTGGATCAACTGCAAAGTGACTTTGATTTAATGATCCAAAATTGTTTGGCCTACAATAATAAGGATACAGTTTTTTATCGAGCCGGCATACGAATGCGCGACCAAGCAGCACCTCTATTCCAAGAAGTTCGAGATGTGTTGGCACGCGAGGGCCTGTTAGACACCAGTCAGGTCGACTCCACAGATCACGTTGAACAGGAAGTGGAGGTGGAACTGCGCCATCTTTTATCATGCACACCTTGCGAAGCTATAGTGCAGAAACTATTAATTTTGGCCGATAAATCTCAGGTTTTGAAAAATCCCACTTACCGCACAAAGAAAATCAAGCAAATACGTTTGGAGATATCACGCATGCGTAAAGGAATACAGAAGGCAAGAATAGCTGCG cGCCATAATGCCTCTATAAATTCCCAGACCGAAGACGACGATGAAATGGAGGAAAATCACAATGTTGAAGATATGGATGTCGATACGCCGCCACCTATAAAGCCCCAGGCTCCGCAACATCATCCCCCACAACACCATTCGCTAAAGGTCAAAGAGGACCAAACACCCAAGAGAGTACGTAAACCATCTGCTAGATCTATGCAGACATCAAGACAAAATCATCACCACCAACGGCGGCATAATCTCAGTGACGAAGATGAGGATCAAGAGCACAATCCCAGCGAAGACGAGGACGAAACCATGGGTGATGAATCCAAAGGTACTAGTAACAATACAACACAGCACACGCCACCTTGTAGTCCGGTAAAAAGTCTCAATAGCAGCGCTTCGCCTGTTGGCGTCAATCGAAG AACTGCGGTGCTGTTTACACGAAAAGCGCAGGCCGCTCTCAAACGACCCACGGACACATCGTCGTCAGCAGTGACGCCCGTTAAAGAGGAGAATCACAACATCATCACCAATGCTACCCAGGTCTCTACGCTGGGTTCTCTAATCACAGGAGTTAACAATGCATCCTCGTCGACAGTTGCAGCACCATCACTGATTTCGTCTGCCTTATCGATAAGCAATAAACTAACTGGTGGACTCAACCAACTATCGCCACTGTCCGCCAGCTTAAATCAGGTGTCCACATCTTTAGCAGTCAAATCTCCGAAGCGTAATGCAAGACACAAACGTTTGAACGAAATGCGAAATAGTGGTTCTGTCTCGCCAAAGAAATCGCCAAACCGAACAATGGCGAGTGGTCTGCTAACAACACCCACAGCTTTAGCCCAATCCGCCCAACCAGCTTCAGCTTCAGCACTAGCAGCTGCAGCGCCGACCATATCCTTACCGCCCTCTACAAATTTGAGTAGCTACCAGCACATCCCCGATACGTTTCGTGTTTATCGTACCAACAACGAACGCGATGCCAGTGATAGCGACGACGATGACATGAGTGATATTTCGGGAAGTCCATGTAGTAGTTGTTCAGGCATTACAGCCAGTGGGTCCGCATCCGATTACGATTCTAGTGACGACGACGATGAAGAAGACGAAGATGATGAGGAGGAAGATGAGGAGCCTGAGGCCGTTGGTGATGACAATGCTACCCGTGATAGGCCCGACATAGAAATGAACGACAGCACTACGGTGGGCGACGATGCAAACGGCGAAGCTATGAGCTGCAGTGCTGATAGTGATACTGATGGTGGGGCCACTGCTAGAGCCAGAACAGCACATGCTGGCAATGATTCAGATACGCAGACGCGAAGTATAACGAGAAGAACACCAACTCCGCTGGATAAACGACAGCGTAATGCTGGTCGACCTAAGAAAAAACCAGCGCTATCGCCTTCTGTACAACCGACTTCATCCTTACTGCCATCGGCAGCTGGCAATGTTGTGTCAGTCAAAGCTTCTACGCGCTCAAACGCTAATAAACCCACAACACGCACGGCCACGCCGACACCAAATAATGTAAATACTATCAAGACACGTAAAGCACAACatgcagcagcagcggcagctGCAGCAGCAGCTGTAGCAACAAATCACAATAGCAGCACCAGTGTCGGCAGGGCGAAATCAAATCACATCAATTCTGCGTCATTAGATATGGCCAATTCGAACAGTAATACAGACAATTTGCTTAAGCCCCCACTGGAACCCTTGCAGCTAGTCTGGGCAAAATGTCGTGGGTATCCTTGGTATCCGGCGCTTATACTTGATCCCAAAACTCCAAAAGGCTTTGTCTACAATGGCGTACCACTACCAGCACCTCCCACGGACGTGTTAGCATTGCGCAAAAACTATCCTCAAGACATGGAAGTGTTTTTAGTGTTGTTTTTCGATGCCAAACGCACTTGGCAATGGCTACCCGCTAACAAATTAGACATTTTGGGCATTGACAAGGAGCTCGATCAACAAAAGCTTGTGGAATCACGCAAGCCCACAGAAAGAAAAGCTGTCAAGAAGGCCTACCAGGACGCCCTGCTCTACCAGAGTCAAGTATCCGACTTGGAAGGCCAAGGGCCGGATCCGATTATGTGA